From the genome of Globicephala melas chromosome 11, mGloMel1.2, whole genome shotgun sequence, one region includes:
- the LOC115838863 gene encoding small ribosomal subunit protein eS27-like — MKHKKKCLVQSPSSYFMDVKCPGCYKITTVFSHAQTVALCVGCSTVLCQPTGGKARLTEGCSFRQKQH; from the coding sequence ATGAAACACAAGAAGAAGTGCCTGGTGCAGAGCCCCAGTTCTTATTTCATGGATGTGAAATGCCCGGGATGCTATAAAATCACCACTGTCTTTAGCCATGCACAAACAGTAGCTTTGTGTGTTGGCTGCTCTACTGTCCTCTGCCAGCCTACAGGAGGAAAAGCAAGGCTTACAGAAGGTTGCTCCTTCAGACAGAAGCAGCACTAA